The genomic segment ATGGAGCACCCGACAGATGGTCATTACCCGGGTCTATCATCCTCTCCTCTGGAAATTGGGAGCTTTTTCTTTTACTGTTTACAATGGAACGCTGGGTCTTGGTCTGGCTTTAATTTTAAACAGCCGAAACCCGAACATCTGGGTTTGGGGCATCCTGGGAAGTCTGGGAATTTTTCCTCTCCTTAAAAGCTACCTCCGTTTAAAGACCGTTCTTGAGATTTTACCGACAGATCAAAAGCAGCTTAAAAAATACCGATGGAGTTATATTCTCTTATCTCCCCTGGTAGCCATCCTGAATTTTTACATTTGCCTCCACTCTGCGCTTACCCGACGCATTACCTGGCGAGGAATCACCTATGAAATGAAGTCTCCAACAGAAACCATCTTCCTGGGAAAGAATAAAAAAATTTAAAAGATGAAAGCCTTGGCAGAATCCTTGACAAGGACGAAGGACTACTTTACTATTTATACATGGGTTTTTTTAATCAATCAGATTTTAAATTTTATCTTCGACGATTGGAAGAGCTGCTGGATCTTTATCTGGTAAAAAAAGCTCCTTCGCTGCCTGCCGATTGGAAAGAGCTTTTTGTTAATTTTGCTCCCTGGCTCGCCATTCTTATCATTATCTTTTCGTTACCTGTTCTGTTAATTACCTTTGGACTCGGTGCATTGATTTTACCTTTTAGTTTTTTAGGGGGAGCCAGCCGAGGCTTTCACTATGGATTTGATTACTTTTCAACCCTGATTTTTGTGGGAAGCTCCCTGGTTTTAAATATTATGGCCCTTCCCGGGCTTTTCAAGCGAACACGAAGATCCTGGTATTTGGTTTATTATACAGCCCTTTTAAGTGGAATTTATAACATTTTAACCCTTAGTTTGATGGGTTTTATCCTGGGATCCGGGATTATTTTATATATTCTCTTTCAGATTAAAGAATATTATACAAATTAGTACCTTGTTCGGGGGTGAGGGCCACTTAAAAGTCAAGCAAAACTAAGTAAACAAGGTACTACTAAAGTAAAAAGACATCGCGCTTTTGCAGGTTTTTATTAGTTATTGATTCTGTTTATCCACGAAGAGGGAAGTATGGAAGTATGGAGGTACAGAAGTTAGAACTTCCACACTCCCATACTTCCATACTTCCCTCTTCGTGGTATCTTTGTGTCCATATAAGATGAGAGAGTTATGTTAATTTTAGGTATTGAATCATCCTGTGATGATACGGCGGCTGCGGTTGTAGAGGACGGGGTTAAGATCCTTTCCAATGTTATTTCTTCTCAAAACGAATTTCACCAAAAATATGGGGGGATCGTTCCGGAAATTGCTTCTCGGAAGCATGTAGAGTTGATTTTGTATGTTATTGATGAAGCCTTAAAGAAAGCCGGAATTACCCTGGATGATCCGGAGGCTATCGCAGTGACCTATAAGCCTGGGTTGGTAGGATCTTTGTTGGTTGGACTTTCGGCAGCCAAAGCTATAGCCTATGCACGTCGTAAACCGTTGGTCGGGGTCAACCATATCGAAGCCCATGCCTATGCGAATTTTATGGAACACCCGGATCTGGAAGTACCTCATCTGGATTTAACGGTGTCAGGGGGGCATACGTTATTGGTTTATATTAAGTCTCCAACAGAACATGAGATTCTCGGTGGAACCGTGGATGATGCGGTAGGAGAAGCCTATGATAAAATCGCTAAATTTTTGAATCTGGGATTTCCCGGAGGGCCCATTATCGATCGACTTGCCAAAGGTGGAGATCCCAAAGCCATTGATTTTCCTCGGCCACTTTTGAACAGTGGAGATTATAATTTCAGTTTTAGTGGGTTAAAAACAGCCGTAACCTACTTTGTTAGAGAAGCCAAAGCACAGGGTAAAGAGGTTCGAGAAGAAGACCTGTTGGCTAGTTTTCAACAGGCAGCGGTGGATGTACTGGTTGCAAAACTCTTGAAAGCCAGTGAGGAAAAACGGGTTTCTACCGTCACTTTATCCGGCGGGGTCGCTGCCAACAGCCTGTTACGGAAAACCTTATCCGAAAAAGGCCGTGAGTTGGGTTTAAAAGTGGTTTATCCCAGTCTGGCTTTGTGTACGGATAACGCTGCCATTATAGCCGGACTCGGATATCATCTCTTTAAAAAAGGGGTACGGAGTGGCTTAGACTTAAGTGCCAAAGCCAATCTGGAGTTCTAATTAGTATCCATGATCCGACAACCGCCTATAAGAGACTGCCGATATGGCTTGGATCTTCAGATCCTTCAAGAAGCTGTAGAGATCCTACGAGAGGGGGGAATTGTTGTCTGCCCTACCGATACGGGGTATTTGCTGGGAGGGGATGGTCTTCGGGAAGAGGTTATCCGAAAAATTTTTGAAATTAAAGGACGTTCCTTCAATAAACCGATTCATCTGGTGGTATCGGATAAGGAGATGGCTCAGCGACTGGCCG from the Candidatus Limnocylindrales bacterium genome contains:
- the tsaD gene encoding tRNA (adenosine(37)-N6)-threonylcarbamoyltransferase complex transferase subunit TsaD → MLILGIESSCDDTAAAVVEDGVKILSNVISSQNEFHQKYGGIVPEIASRKHVELILYVIDEALKKAGITLDDPEAIAVTYKPGLVGSLLVGLSAAKAIAYARRKPLVGVNHIEAHAYANFMEHPDLEVPHLDLTVSGGHTLLVYIKSPTEHEILGGTVDDAVGEAYDKIAKFLNLGFPGGPIIDRLAKGGDPKAIDFPRPLLNSGDYNFSFSGLKTAVTYFVREAKAQGKEVREEDLLASFQQAAVDVLVAKLLKASEEKRVSTVTLSGGVAANSLLRKTLSEKGRELGLKVVYPSLALCTDNAAIIAGLGYHLFKKGVRSGLDLSAKANLEF